The window CACAATGTCACCAGTACTTCATACAGAGTTAGATAAGCGCAATCCTTGTCGGGATTATCCTCAGGTACCCAGAATCGTCTCCTTGATCTCCTTATGTACCAGTTACTGAGGTCATTGACAACAAAATCTTCCAGCTTACGCGCTGCAACGTGGATATCAAAGCTCTCTATTGCTGCTATCACATCCTTGTTCACTCTGTTCAACCGTGATATGATCCATCTATCAATAGGAGCCCTATTCTCCACCGGTATCTCTTTATCGCTTGGACTGAAGTTATCTATCGTGGCATAAGTGATGAAGAAGAAATACGAGTTCCAGAATGCATTCATGAATCTCTTGTTCTTCTCCATTATACCACGTTCTGAGAACCTGATATCTTCATAGGGTGGTCCCGCAGTGAAGAAATACCACCTTAGTGCATCTGCACCTTCTTTGTTGAATATAGCGTTTATGTCCACGACGTTACCCTTGCTCTTACTCATCTTCACACCCTTATCATCCAGAATATGACCCAGAGAGAGCACATTCAGATACGGAGGCTCATCAAATATCGCAGTTGATACCGCCAGTAGCGAGTAGAACCAGCCCCGGGTCTGGTCTATCGCCTCTGTAATAAAGTCAGCAGGATAATTCTCCCTGAAATCTTCATTACCAGTCTCAAATGGATAGTGCCATTGTGCGAAGGGTGCGGAACCGGAGTCATACCAGCAATCAATCACATCTTTCACACGCTTCATCTTACCGCCGCAGTTCTCGCAGCGGAGTACCACTGCATCTATATAGGGGCGGTGCAAGTCATCAGGAACAGGTCCCTCCGCTCGTTCTCTTAGCTCTTTTATACTCCCTACACAGTATTCAGCACCACAGGAACTGCAAATCCAGATATTCAGAGGCGTGCCCCAGAACCGCTCACGGCTCAGTGCCCAATCCTCTATATTCTCCAAAAAGTTACCAAATCGCCCATATTTCAAATGCGCCGGATACCATCTTATCTTCTCATTATTCGCAATCAAATTATCACGTAGTGAGCTCATTGCAATGAACCATGATTCACGCGCATAATAAAGTAGAGGAGAGCCACAGCGCCAGCAGAAAGGATACGAGTGCATATATCTCATTTCCTTAAACAGAATCCCACGTTGCTTCAGCCACTCTATTATTGTATTATCCGCATCCTTCACGAATACCCCTGCCAGTGGTGTTACTTCTTCTTTGAATCGTCCTTTGGTATCCACAGGCTGTGTAAAGCCCAGATTGCCCTTACGACAAACTTCGTAATCCACTTCGCCAAACGCAGGTGCAATATGGACGATACCGGTACCCTCATCGAGAGTGACGAAATCGGCGTTGATCACCCTATGTGAGGCTCCGCCCGATATCTTCGCGTACTCGAATAGCGGCTCATATTCTATATTCGCGAGAGTTTCTCCTTTGAATCGCTCTAATATCTCATAATCATATTCATGCTGCTCATTGCTGCTCAGAACGTCATCCAGACGAGCTTCTGCCAGTATCAGAATACTCTCATTGTTATCTCCTTCTCCCTCCTTCACCCTCACCTTCACGTAAGTATACTGCGGATGTACCGCGAGTGCGATATTACCAATCAGAGTCCATGGAGTGGTGGTCCAGGCTAAGAAGTACACAGGAGTGGCATCTACAGAGGATGAGGACTGGCTCTGGTGGCTCTGGCTCTCGCGCTTCACTTTGAACTTCACGTAGATAGAGGGGTCTTCCACATCACGATAACCCTGTGCCACTTCATGACTGCTCAATGTGGTCTCGCACCTGGGGCAGAAAGGAACGACTTTATAACCTTTATAAAGCAATCCCCGCATCCATATCTCCTTCAAAGACCACCATACTGATTCTATATACGTATTCTTGAAAGTGATGTATGGAGAATCCATATCTATCCAGAATCCCACACGTCTTGTTGCATTCACCCATTCCTTCTCATACCGGAATACCGAGTCACGACATCTTCGATTAAACTTCTCGATTCCGAACTCCTCGATCTCTCCTTTTGTGTTTATTCCCAGTTCCTTCTCCACCTCGATCTCTACTGGTAGACCGTGAGTGTCCCAACCTGCTCTTCGGGGTGCATAAAAGCCTCGCATCGTCTTGTATCGCAGCACGAGGTCCTTCATCACACGCGTGAGGATATGCCCGGGGTGCGGGAGCCCATTTGCTGTCGGCGGTCCTTCGATGAATACGAACTTCTCCCGCCCTTTCCTCTGTTCTACGCTACGCTCAAATGTCTTCTCACGGTCCCACAGCGCCAATATCTCCTCTTCCAATCGTACGAAATTCGGTCTTTGCGCTTCTTTTCTGAACTGTGACATCTTGGCATCTCACCCTCTATCTTTATTCATAACCTACTTACCTACTTACTTAGCTTATAGCTTTGTATCCATTTTTAAAATTTCACACCATCGGGTCGAGATATTCACGATATTCATCAACCGTGACGGGTCTGCCAGACCAGTATTTTATCACCTCGCCAGTGCTGTTGATGATAGCACTCAGGGGCAGCAGTTTCTCTCCTTTGCCCTGATGTATGACGTGGTAGATAGCGGCTTCGGGTAGGCTATCAAAGAGTACATAAAATGCTATTCGGTCACCGTACAGTTGCCGCAAACGTTCTATATTCGGCTTGTCTCGTTCGCATATCCTGCATATGTTCTCATCACATGGGTCTCGTATTATACTCAACACAACAGGGCGGTGATAGCTCAGGATAGTGGAGACCGCGCGTTCAACACCCCTGTATTTCTCATTCACATACCGCTCTATCACATCACTGTACCTTGCAACCACATCCTGTCGGGTCATTGTATGCTTATCTGCAAACATCTGGATCACCTTATCTCGAAATACACGCTGATGCCGCGAGACAAGTACCTTTAGATGCATTTTATAGTTATTAGTTATTATATTCTAAACACCCTTTCTTTTTAAAATAACGGTTTTTAATTTAATGTAAAAGAATTGCACTTATACTTATTATTGTTATCCACATTGCAATCTGAATGCCGAGCATCCACTTGAAGTTTGAATCTATCCTCCCGTTCATGTCCAACCTCAGGTCGTCTATCCTCGTGTTCGTATCATCTATCCTCCCGTCAATGTATTCCTGTAATGTAATCCCCTTATCATATCAAATATCCGGTCGTACTCACTTACTCTCCCCTCTAAAGTGCTTATTCTCTCTATTACTTCCTACATTGAATTGCTCCTCCCGGATTCTTTCATGTATAAAAAGCCCATACATTTTTATGTCGTATGTATGAGTGAAACAGTTTCGACTGGCAAGCCAGATTAGGTTTGTGTCCTTATCAATAGCAGAGGCAAGCGGATTTTTAAAGGAGAGGGAATAGCTGTTGAAGAAAGGTGACGTGGTACAAGCGAGTGAGAAATTTATAAGGCTGCTGAGGATACTGTGAAAATACTTGCAAAAAACTTCACACTCCTGACAGTTACCGTGAGGCTGCGACCAGAGGGAGATGGACGGCATCATTGCTGGACAAAGCAGTCAGGATGATGGAAAGCATACTCGGAGAGGAGGATGTGGGAGTGGGACGTGGCTTGTTGTCCGGAGAATGAAAAAATAAAAAGAGAAAAAAACCTACCTGACTTTGTCATATTTATTTTATAAATACAACTATTTATTTTATGCATTTCTCAACCTATCATTTTAAATTAGCCGCAAACAATCTGAGATACCGGACAACCTGTATAGCAATTTCCACGGAATTAAAAGGGGAATGAATATCAATCCTCAAAATCTCGAGATAGTTCTAACTAAACGTGTCTGGATTGCGTGAAAATCATCGAATCAAGATACTCTTAGTTTTGTCTGCTCTTCCGCTTAACGATCTCAAGTATCTCCTTCTCTGTCATCCTCCTCCCTGGCAATATCACTTCCAGAATCTCTCTGACATCCTGTTTTTGCATCTTCCAGCGCTCTTTCCATCCAGTAGCGGCTGCAGGACATCTCTGCATCGCTGAAAGAGCTATAAAAAAACTTTTAGCTCCCCTGTAACTTTATTTAAAGTCATGAAGAGACAAGATAGCAGTAAAGTACAGAGTGTTTTCACGTTGTAAACCGCTTATATATCCTCGTTATTTTTTCTGGCAGTTTTACAACATCATCTATCACAACCCATCTGCTATTGCCATACATCCGTGGCAAATACTCAGCAGCTTCACGGTCAACAGTGATACAAAACGACTTGATACCATACCTCTGAGCTTCTCTTAGTGCCATTCTTGTGTCTTCAATAGCGTAATTTCCAAAATAATCCCGGTCTAATGGCTTACCATCACTCAACAGAATAAGCACCTTTGTTTTTTCTTCTCGTCTTCTTAATTTAGTTGTTGTGTGTCTGATTGCAGGAGCAATTCTGGTAGATTGATTATTCGTTATTGTAGATATTTTACACTGTACTCTTTGATCATAAGGCTCCTCAAAATCTTTAATAATATAAAACGCCACGTTATCGCGTCCATACCCCGAGAATCCGTAAATAGCAAAAGCATCGCCTAATTCTTTCAATGCTTCAGACATTAATATCAATGCTTCTTTTTCACACAGTATTGTTGCTCCTGCCGTACTACCACTCATATCAAGGAGAAATGCAACTACTATATCTCGAGTCCTTTTTTCGGTTCGTACGTAGTTTCTCTCGGAAGGTGAGAGCTTTAGTCGCTTATCGATAAAATATTGAACCGCTGAATCCAGGTCAACATCATCGCCTTCAAATTGTGCCCTCAATTTTACCGAACCCTCAGGTCTGAGCATCTGGAATTCTCGCCTGATTATCTTTATCTGCCCAGCATACTTCTGAATTGTTTCGAGATAGAATTCATCCGAACCTCCATCCAGAATTCGTTCTCTAACCCTTGACCAGTTCAATCTATAATCTTCGATGTCACTACCCCACTCGGGATATAAAAACGTATCCTGTTCGCGACGAAGTCCTTTTTCATCTGTAATTAATGTTTCAAGGTCGCATAAGTAATCCTTCACCATTTTCGGCTCAAGAGTATCAATTCGTGACTCGACGTCTTTGGGCTTGATACCCTTTTTTTTGAACAAAGCTCTTAACAGTTCTCTTACGTCTTTATTATAGTTTGTATTGGTTGGTTCGCTACTCAGTTTTTCATTAATTTTTCTCGCTGTTCTTCCAAAATTGCCGATATTTTGATTGACCTGCGATTGGTCTAAAGGTGATGAAAAAGGATTTATTGGTTGATAAAGTCCCTGAAAATTATCATCTATCAAGAAATATAATTCTGCCGCCACTCTTGCGGTTTCGTGGACGTCCGCATGTGGTGATGATAAGGTTTGGCTTATTGACAAAGCTTGCTCACATGTTTGCAGAATTTTTACCGGGACTTGTTCTATCTGTTCTTTTGTTGTTCCAGCAATTAACCGTTGAGCTATAATCTCCACTGCTCTTTGTTTATCATTGGCTAACTCGTCAAGAGAAGCCCTTTTAGAAACCATATGAATGTTCATTTCTGATATTTGTTCACCAAGAACAGGATATTCTGCTTGCAGTCGTGAATTGATTCTGTAATCCTCAAGTATGGTTATAAGGTCCTTTGCTAATGCAGGTTCAGGAAAGAGTGTATAAAATTTCTCTGTGTCGCTAATTCCATTCATTTCACGCCCACTATATCTTGCTTTTATCCTACCAACAACATCCTGAACATTCGTTAGCTCAAAATCGAAACTACCATATTCCAAATGAGCTTCTTCATGTGTTGCCAAAACTTTGAACATGACGAAATTCCTATCTTCTTCTTCAAATTCTTTGATCCGCTCTGGAAGAAAGATTCGCTCGCCATCGGTTGTGGCTCTGACCCCTTCACCTTCTACTTCCACAATCTCGATTCCGTAACCCAATAATGCATTCAGATAATGTAACAAAACAGGTTTTATTTTCTTCAACTCAAGACCTTTTGTGACAGCCTCAAGAAAATCAGCATATTCGGAAGACTCACCCCTCACAAAGGAGGTTGCTTTCTCTTCACCTTCTACCTTTGCTATTTCTGATGCTTTATAAGCTACTTTTACTAAACCTTCATAATCCGCTTTAGCAATGAGGTCAGGACTCGCCTCAAGCAGACTAACAGCGGTTCGTCCGCTATATTTGGCGACCTGACTACAAAGCTCATAAACCGCTTTAACTAACTCTTTATCTCCATACCTCAGCAATCTCTCAATGAGTCCTGGACTCATCCCCTGCAACCTGACAGCAGTTCTCCAATTATAAGTCTGGGCGACCTGACTACAAAGTCCATAAACGTCTGTAACCAATTCGTCATCTCCAAACTCGAGTAATCTCTCGATGAGTTCTGGACTCCCATCAAGCAACCGAGCAGCGATAAAACCATCATCCTTGTTGACCTGACAACAAAGTTCTGCCATCCTCCACAGACATTCATAACTAACTCTATCAATGAGTTCTGGACTCAGCTCAAGCAACCGAGCAGCAACAAAACTATCTTCCCGAGCTATCTGACTGCAGAGGGTGACTACTTTCTCAAGAGCATCGTAGCCCACTCTATCAATGAGTTCTGGACCCAGCTCAAGCAACCTGACAGCAGTTCTTCCACTATACCCGGCAGCCTGGCTACAAAGACATGCTACCTTCTCAAAAACATCATAACCTACTCTATCTATGAGTCTTGGGGTCATCTCAAGCAAAGCAGCAATAAATCTGCGATCTTTGGCAATTCGGCTACAAAGACACGCTACCTTCTCTAAACCTTCATAGCCCACTCTATCTATTAGTCCAGGACTTATCCCAAGCAACTTAGCAGCGACGAAGCTATCTTCCCGGGCAACCTGACTACTTAGCCCTGCAATCTTCTCAAATCCTGCATAGCCTACTCTATCTATCAGTTCTGGACTCTGCCCAAGCAGCCTGATAGCCGTACCCTCACTATACCTGGCAAGCTGACTACAAAGTCCATAAACGTTCATGACTAAATCTTTATCGCCGTACGTTAGCAACCTATCAATGAGCTCTTGGCTCTCCTCAAGCAAAGTAACCGCAGTTCGCCCACTATATCTGTCAAGTTGAGTACAAAGACTTACAACTCTCTCTAAACCTTCATAACCCACTCTATCGAGCAAAGGATACAATTCGCTAACCAACTTCTCAAGAACTTCGCCTTCGTAATACTCCCCGAGTAGTTTCCTTATCTTTTTCACTCCGTGAGCTTTCTTAATCGAATTCCATACCATTTTTCAGCAGACCACAATAGTAGCGTAGCCTTTTCTTTGTCATACTCACCTATAAAATTTACCACAGAGTACGCTGAGTTCGCAGACGAAATTAGATGCTGAGTTACACATCACACATCAAAATAATTCTTAAGGATCTCTTCTATGCTTCTTTTGAGGTCACTATCGTGAGTTAAAGGCTCAATCATGGTTGAATATAATGCATCTCGCATTGGTACTCCACTATTTAGCAATGTGCCAGCATAGACAAGTTCTCTGGTCGAAACACCTTCTTCAAGTCCTTGATGAACGAGATTCCTTATTTTATTCGCTGCTTTTACCAACTTTCTTGCAATATCATGTTCAACACCCGTTTCTATATGCACAATTTGAGTCTCCAGGTCTTCTCCTGGCCATTCGAGCGCGATACTCACAAACCTCTGTCTTGTGCTCTGTTTTAATTCTTTTAACACACTCTGGTAACCCGGATTATAACTAATTACCAACATAAAGTCCTCCGGTGCATAGAATATCTTTCCTAACTTCTCTACCAGCATATATCTTCTGTGATCCGTTAATGGATGAATAACAACAGTTGTGTCTTTCCTTGCCTCCACGACTTCATCCAGATAAACGATACCTCCATTTTTTACTGCCATAAGAAGGGGTCCATCAATCCACTCTACATCGTCTCCTTTAATGATATACCTCCCGGTTAAGTCATTTGCACTTAAATCATCATGGCAGGCAACGGTATAGAGCGGTTGTTCTAACTTCCATGCCATGTACTCAACTAATCGTGTTTTACCACTCCCCGTAGGTCCCTTCAGCATAACTGGTAGTTTTTTCTTAAATGCCGCTTCGAATAGCGCAATCTCGTTCCCTTGCGGCAAATAAAAAGGCTCATCTTTTATCTCAAACCCACCATTTTCATATAATAATCTTGAGTCCAATCTCTCCAGCATTTTTACTTACCTACTTGCCTAAATACAATAATTCATATTAATTTAAATCTTTATATTTGTATTTGTATAGCCACTGTAAAAACAAAAATAAAAATAAAAAATATAAAAGGGGATAAAAAGCACCCCTATGCTGACAGTTTCGTATATGGATGTGGTTCCTTCACTTCGATTTCGTGTTCTGACGCGTTTGCCTCTGCTACAATCATATCTGCCATGCCAACCAGTGGGAATACCAGCGGTGCATTCTCTATTGGTCCATAAAGCACGAAATCCTGACCCGCTATTACCGGGATGATATTAGAGCCTATGTCGCAGATACGGAACACATCCGCGCCAAGCCCTTCCCAGCCACCTGGTCCTTTTGTCGCATGCTCCTTCCGGAATGTCTTCAGCCAGGTCCATGCAGAAGGTGCATTATGGATACCCAACCCTACCGCAATACCATATTTCGCCTTAATGACGTAGCCAGATGCAACGGATGAGCCTACACCTGCTCCTATTGGCAGTGTAGCCGGGTCGCACATCTGTTTCGTTATGCCCAGGTCCCGTGCAAGCTGCACCAGTCCTTTGTCAAATGTACCTGCTCCTGTCTCTAACAAATCTATCTTCCCTGCCACCGTTGAATCTTTTGGGTTAAACGCTAAGAGAATCGCCGCATCCAATTTGGATTCGCCGATTATTTCCAGCTCCTCTGATGAACACGACACGTTTATTGAATTATACACCGCCCTCTCTGTTAGTCCCACTTCATCCACATACTTCAGCCCCGCTATCTTCGCCTCTGCCACTGTCGAGTCGATCAAGAAAGGCGAGTCACTCTTCTCTGCACAAAACGCAATTTCTTTCTCCATCGCCTCCGGCGATTCTGAAAATATCTGCATCATGCATGGATTCCCTGTTAAATCCGAGAACTCATCTTGCTTATTTATCACATCTTCCGCTGCTTTCTTGTCAAATATCCCTTTTTCTGCATCTTCGACCAGATAATGCTTTGCGTAGAATATCGTCCCGCAAAGAACTGTTGCGCACTCTCCTGGCTGTCCTCCTACTTTTACTCCACCAATTTCGTATATTTCCTGCTTTCTATCATATATAAACATTTTTTCCACCCTCCTTTTTTATACTATCCAGAATAGCACATATGCAAGTATTCCTATTATTAGCCCGTATAAAGTGCCAATCGCAAAACCCACTTTCTCTCCCTGTCGCTGAGCAAGCTCACCCGTGACAAACTCCACTTTCTCGTCCATCGCCGCCAATCTGCTCAGTAGTTTGGTGTGCTCTGGCGGTGTTGTTGCAACAGGCACTGCTAACTCCTTCAGTTCCTCTTCTAATTTCCCCAGCACCTCTGCGTCTACTTCCTCCTCCAGCTGCTTTTCCTGCTCTTTTCCTCCTTTCTTCTCTTCTCCCATTCTCTTATTCTCCTTTTCTATACCCACGCCATAACTTTAAGTCCCGCAAGAACCAAACTCACAAATAGTCCGATTGCCATCCCTTTTACGAATCCAACCCAGAGACCGGATGCGAACCTTGAATCCTTGCCTATTAACGTTATGGACTTTCTCAAATCCTCTATCTTCGCAGTTATCACCGCGGTCTCCGGTGTTTGCTGCACTACTTTTTGTGGTGGCATTTTATATCACCTCCAAAATAAGCGGCAGAAGAAACACGACCGTCACTATCAAACCTGCCAGCATGCCCATGATAGCATTTACTGAGAGCCCTGAGGATAATTTCTGGTCTCTTGCAATCAACTGTGCCTTGTACAGAATATCATTCGTTGCCTGGTTTATTACGTCCATGTAAGGTGATGCGGGCATGGCTAAAGGCATCTCCAGCTGTGCCGCTGCTTCTTCCTCCTCGCCTACCTTCACGATCATCGGGTCTTCCGGATAAGCCCCCGGGTCTCTTGCCTTTAACTCATTCACTTTTGCCATTATCGCCCCGTAGTCTTCCACGCCTATCATGTCAATTACTTCTACCTGTTTCCTGAATCGTTCGATTGCTGCATCCGGTAAGTTCTCGATGAATGGAATTGCACCCTTTGAGCCTATTATCTTCCGGGTAGATGGATCAATGCCGTTCTTCCACAGCGCTACCATCGACGATCCGCTTAAATGCCCTGGAACTTCCGCACCGGCAACGATGAGGAATCTTATGTTCGGATTGGAGATAATATTCGTTATCATCTTCTCCAATCCAATGTTCTCTGTTTTATCCGGTCCCTGTATTGCAACCCCGGGCAGATGCTCGATGTGGAAATAAGTCCCCGTTGACGATACTGCCACACAACTCTTCGGGTCACCAACCTCGTAGTCGCCGGTGACGAGTGGCCATCCATCCGGGACTTCCTTCTTCTCCACCATTTTCATGCACCTCCTAACTTGAATAACACGAGTGCCACCGCCAACACGCCGAATATCACTCCAAACACGAACATCGTTACGAAACCCGCTTTACTCAACGCCCCTTCTCTATGTGGCTGAGACATTACGAACCCGCTTTGGGGGTCAAGGCAATTGAACAGATCATCTACTGCGGTCTCCAAAACACTTATCTGTTCTTCTATCGGAGCAAGGTTCACCTTGTAGAATCCTGCTCTACTCACCCCTACCTTAAGTGAATCCGGGTCCAGTACCACACCATACTTCTCGTTTATTACCAACATTTTCTCTTCTCTTTTGCCACCTCCCTTATTCTATTGTCTTGATTAACCCAGTTCCTACGACTGAATATGCCTCGCGCATAGCCGCCTTCACGAACTTTACGTAGAATACAAGCCATACCAGCGCACCGAAAATAACCAGAGATACACCATCTGCTACTTCCCACATTGAACCTGCGGTAACCACCAGAATGATTCCCAGTATGGCACACAGCAACCCTGAAATCTCAACAGAGAGCATGAGCGTCCTTGGTCTTCTCTCATCAGGACCTAAACACGCGTTGTACGGATGGAACATCGCCATGCAAGAGAGAATGAACAGCAGCGCTATTATCCCAGTAGATATTGCTTTGTCCATCACCACATCGAAATTCAGCGAGCCGGCTACGATAGAGAATTGAAGCAGCATTGCAAGCGAACCTGCCAGTCCGAGCTCCATCATTCCTCGTTCTAAGCCTGGTATCTTCATCCCTATGAATTTCTCACTGTTCGACATCACGCCTGATAGGTATCCAACACCACCCATAATCAGAACGCCACCTAAAGCTCCCGCTGCGTATCCTGTCTTACTTGCGAACGCTGTTCCTAATATCGCGCCAACGATACCATAACCCATTGCCAGCACGCCTATGGATGGAACACCTGTCCCTAACCCATATTTAGAGGTTTTACGAACAGAATCGGCGCCCCATAGCAAAGTGAATATCACGCCCACTGCCTTTATCACCGCTGGCAATACGGGCAACAATATCGTTATGATCACCGCAATCACTGCAGAAATTATCCCCAAACGGGTTTCATCTGGCGGAAACCCTCCTGTCGGCTTCTTTTCCTCTTCCTCCTCTACTGCTGGTGTAACCGTCATTTTATCAACCCTCCTATATTTGCAGCCAGCCATACGAGCACACCACAGAACAGCGAGATTACGAAGCAAGTAATTAGCGCTTTTGGTAATCGCTTGAATTTCGGATCATGGAAACCCTCTATGGTCCCTCCGATGTTGTAAGCTGCAATAATTGCATTGGCTACGAAGATTCCCATTGCTACCATCCCTGCCGTTGTTGGTTCAAAGTTTGCGTAGTTAAGCAGAGCGAAATAGATGAGTGCTCCGCCAAATCCACCTAACAACGCCCCTATCATACCCGAGATAAAGCTCACGTTTGGTACTCCGTGCCCATCACATTGTGGCGTCTTGTACTCCTTCTGTGATTCTTTCGTTATCGGATCCACGTCTATTCTACCAGATGCAGGAACAATACCGGTTCCAAAGACATAGATGATGTTCGCCATAAGCATGGTGACACCCATCATTATCCATGACCCTACGGCACCAGAAAGTGACACGAGCAATATACTATTGCTAAAAGTCGCTACTGTTGATGCCGTAAACAACCCGCACATTGCCGCTCCGAACATGAGCATGACTGTCCCCGTTGCAATTCCTGTCGCTGTCCCCATCGCCGCTGGCGCTCCTCCTACTGGTAACAGATGAACACCGAGACTTGCTAACACTCCTCCTATTATCACACATACTATAATCAACAATACTGGGTCCATTTTTTTTCACTCACCTACAAAGGGTCCATATCTCTTTCTCGCCCATCTCACTATCACCACATTCCCCACTGTCAACGCTATCCCTATCATCAATCCTAATACGATACCTATTGTCGCTGCCATATTTCCTGCCGTGGCTTGTAAGTCGGGTAAATAATTTCCAGCTATCATCCCCACAAGAGTCCTCCAGTTCTCGAACAGGATGATGAGCCCGAAGGTCAAACCAGTGCAGGGTCCACCGTATTTCACACAGAAACCTACGATGTCTTTCTGTGTCCGTATACCGCACTCTGCGTATCTCGTTATCTTACCGTGGTATACTACCCTCTTTCCCTCACCGAAAGGTCTATCCTGAAACTCTCGCTCCGTTCCGTAATGGATATCTCCGGTAGAAGAACCTATCGCACCTAC of the Methanophagales archaeon genome contains:
- the mtrA gene encoding tetrahydromethanopterin S-methyltransferase subunit A, which gives rise to MVEKKEVPDGWPLVTGDYEVGDPKSCVAVSSTGTYFHIEHLPGVAIQGPDKTENIGLEKMITNIISNPNIRFLIVAGAEVPGHLSGSSMVALWKNGIDPSTRKIIGSKGAIPFIENLPDAAIERFRKQVEVIDMIGVEDYGAIMAKVNELKARDPGAYPEDPMIVKVGEEEEAAAQLEMPLAMPASPYMDVINQATNDILYKAQLIARDQKLSSGLSVNAIMGMLAGLIVTVVFLLPLILEVI
- the mtrB gene encoding tetrahydromethanopterin S-methyltransferase subunit B translates to MLVINEKYGVVLDPDSLKVGVSRAGFYKVNLAPIEEQISVLETAVDDLFNCLDPQSGFVMSQPHREGALSKAGFVTMFVFGVIFGVLAVALVLFKLGGA
- the mtrC gene encoding tetrahydromethanopterin S-methyltransferase subunit C — encoded protein: MTVTPAVEEEEEKKPTGGFPPDETRLGIISAVIAVIITILLPVLPAVIKAVGVIFTLLWGADSVRKTSKYGLGTGVPSIGVLAMGYGIVGAILGTAFASKTGYAAGALGGVLIMGGVGYLSGVMSNSEKFIGMKIPGLERGMMELGLAGSLAMLLQFSIVAGSLNFDVVMDKAISTGIIALLFILSCMAMFHPYNACLGPDERRPRTLMLSVEISGLLCAILGIILVVTAGSMWEVADGVSLVIFGALVWLVFYVKFVKAAMREAYSVVGTGLIKTIE
- a CDS encoding tetrahydromethanopterin S-methyltransferase subunit D, whose translation is MDPVLLIIVCVIIGGVLASLGVHLLPVGGAPAAMGTATGIATGTVMLMFGAAMCGLFTASTVATFSNSILLVSLSGAVGSWIMMGVTMLMANIIYVFGTGIVPASGRIDVDPITKESQKEYKTPQCDGHGVPNVSFISGMIGALLGGFGGALIYFALLNYANFEPTTAGMVAMGIFVANAIIAAYNIGGTIEGFHDPKFKRLPKALITCFVISLFCGVLVWLAANIGGLIK